The following are encoded together in the Bacillus cereus group sp. RP43 genome:
- a CDS encoding MFS transporter translates to MQAVSQKSAVETPTIYRILFAISFGHFLNDSMQAVVPALFPILEKTMNLSYMQVGWIAFALNMTSSIMQPVFGMYSDKKPSPFLLPLGMFSSMLGMIGLAFAPNFIVVIISVLFIGLGSAVFHPEGARVAYMAAGAKRGLAQAIYQVGGNTGNSLAPIFTALIFVPLGQIGSLGFTAFAAVGIVLLIFVSNWYKNELATGAVRRKKRAALEAENAIVSTHIKFVIILLVFLTFVRSWYGAGIGNFYQFYLIEHYGLSIKNAQYFVFAFMIAGVLGTFFGGPLADKFGKKKIIVFSMLGSAPLALLLPHVSLVWVVPLFLCIGFISSSSFSVIVVYAQELVPGKVGMVSGLIVGLAFGLGALGAVVLGKLADMYSLQFIMLLCSCLPLIGLTSLLLPNDKKTIE, encoded by the coding sequence ATGCAGGCAGTTTCACAAAAAAGTGCAGTAGAAACACCGACGATATATCGAATATTATTTGCGATTAGTTTCGGACATTTTTTGAATGATTCGATGCAAGCAGTTGTGCCAGCGTTGTTTCCTATTTTGGAAAAAACGATGAATTTATCTTATATGCAAGTAGGGTGGATTGCATTTGCGTTAAATATGACGTCATCGATTATGCAACCAGTTTTTGGGATGTATTCAGATAAGAAGCCGTCACCATTTTTATTACCACTCGGTATGTTTTCGAGTATGCTTGGGATGATCGGACTTGCGTTTGCACCGAACTTTATAGTTGTTATTATTTCTGTTTTATTTATTGGATTAGGTTCCGCGGTCTTTCATCCAGAAGGCGCTCGTGTTGCTTACATGGCAGCCGGTGCAAAACGTGGTTTAGCACAAGCGATATATCAAGTAGGAGGAAACACAGGGAATTCTCTAGCTCCTATATTTACAGCATTAATTTTCGTCCCGCTTGGTCAAATTGGTTCTTTAGGCTTTACAGCCTTTGCAGCAGTAGGAATTGTATTACTAATTTTCGTATCAAATTGGTATAAAAATGAATTAGCCACTGGTGCTGTAAGAAGGAAAAAGAGGGCTGCACTTGAGGCTGAAAATGCGATTGTAAGTACGCACATTAAATTTGTTATTATACTTCTTGTTTTTCTAACATTTGTACGTTCTTGGTACGGTGCTGGTATCGGAAATTTCTATCAATTCTATTTAATAGAGCATTACGGTTTATCTATAAAAAATGCACAGTATTTCGTCTTTGCTTTTATGATTGCTGGTGTATTAGGTACTTTCTTTGGTGGTCCGTTAGCAGATAAATTCGGTAAGAAAAAGATAATTGTATTTTCAATGCTCGGTTCAGCGCCGCTTGCACTTTTACTACCTCACGTTTCGCTCGTGTGGGTTGTACCGTTATTTTTATGCATTGGATTTATTAGCTCTAGTAGTTTTAGTGTAATCGTTGTATATGCACAAGAACTTGTTCCAGGGAAAGTTGGAATGGTGTCAGGATTAATTGTCGGCCTTGCGTTTGGCCTTGGAGCATTAGGTGCTGTAGTCCTTGGGAAATTAGCTGATATGTATAGTCTTCAGTTTATTATGCTATTATGTAGTTGTTTACCATTAATTGGACTGACTTCATTGTTACTGCCAAATGATAAGAAAACGATAGAATAG